The Fundidesulfovibrio putealis DSM 16056 genome segment TGTTAGAAAGTTCACGCGCGTGGTACTTTAGGTGGATTGACAGTAATCCCGGTTACTTCTATACGCTTTGTCCATCCCCAGGTCATTTTCGCGCCATCGGTCCGCATTGGCGGGCTTGTGGGCATTACGTCGGGAAAACGTCGCATCCGCACGGGCGGGGCGCGATTTTCGTAAACAGGGCTGTAACTCTTACAACTCTTTTTTGGAGGAACACATGGCGAAACACCCGACCCCGTTGCTGGATCAGCTTGAAAGCGGTCCGTGGCCCAGCTTCGTTTCTGACATGAAGCAAGCTGCGGAGCTGCGTCACACGAACCCCAAGGGCATCAATCAGCAGATTCCCGAGGACGTCATCGACGACCTGCTGGGCCTGCTGGAAATGTCCTTCGAGGACGGCACCACTCACTGGAAGCACGGCGGCATCGTGGGCGTGTTCGGCTACGGCGGCGGCGTCATCGGACGCTACTGCGACCAGCCCGAAAGATTCCCCGGCGTTGCCCACTTCCACACCGTGCGTCTTGCCCAGCCTTCCGGCCTCTTCTACAAGGCCGACTACCTGGAAGAGCTGTGCGACCTGTGGGACATGCGCGGATCCGGCATGACCAACATGCACGGCTCCACCGGAGACATCATCTGGCTGGGCACCACCACCCCCCAGCTGGAAGAGATCTTCTTCGAGCTGACCCACAAGCACAACCAGGACCTGGGCGGCTCGGGTTCCAACCTGCGCACCCCCGCCTGCTGCATGGGCATGTCCCGCTGCGAATTCGCATGCTACGACACCCAGCTGATGTGCCACACCTTGACCAATGAATACCAGGACATGCTGCACCGCCCGCAGTTCCCCTACAAGTTCAAGTTCAAGTTCGACGGCTGCCCCAACGGCTGCGTGGCCTCCATCGCCCGCTCCGACTTCTCCGTCATCGGCACCTGGAAGGACGACATCAAGATCGACCAGGCCGCTGTGAAGGCTTACGTCGGTGGCGAGATCGCCCCCAACGCCGGCGCCCACGCCGGTCGCGACTGGGGCAAGTTCGACATCCAGAAGGAAGTCATCGGCCTGTGCCCCACCCAGTGCATGAGCTACGAGGGCGGCAAGCTGGAGATCGACACCAAGAACTGCTACCGTTGCATGCACTGCATCAACGTCATGCCCAAGGCCCTGCGCATCGGTGACGAGCGCGGCGCTTCCATCCTGATCGGCGCCAAGGCCCCGATTCTGGACGGCGCTCAGATGAGCTCGCTCCTGGTGCCCTTCATCCCCGCCGACGATCCGTTCGACGAGATCAAGGAAGTCATCGAGTCCATCTGGGACTGGTGGATGGACGAAGGCAAGAACCGCGAACGCCTGGGCGAGACCCTGAAGCGCCTCGGTTTCCAGAAGGCTCTGGAAGTCTGCGGCATCAAGGCTCAGGCTCAGCATGTCAAGGAACCCCGCACCAACCCCTACATCTTCTGGAAGGAAGATGAGGTGCCCGGCGGCTGGACCCGCGACATCAACGAATACCGCAAACTGCACCAGCGCTAAAAGGGGGAACAAATATGGCGTTCGTCTCTTCCGGGTACAATCCCGACAAGCCGATGGAGAACCGTATTTCCGACATCGGACCTCGGTTCTATAAAGACTTCCTGCCTCCGGTTCTGGAGAAAAACTACGGCAAGTGGGTTTCTCACGAAATCCTCGAGCCCGGCCTGCTGGTTCACGAAGCCGAGAGCGGCGACAAGGTCTACACCGTGCGCGTGGGTTCCGCCCGCCTGGTGTCCACCGAGTACATCCGTGAGCTGTGCGCCGTTGCCAAGCAGTACGCCGACGGCTACCTGCGCTGGACCACCCGCAACAACGTCGAGTTCATGACTCCTTCTCTTGAGACCGCCAAGAAGATGAAGGCCGACCTGAACAGCCGCAAGTTCGACAAGGGTTCCTTCAAGTTCCCCGTCGGCGGCACCGGCGCGTCCATCTCCAACATCGTGCACACCCAGGGTTGGATTCACTGCCACACCCCGGCCACGGACGCTTCCGGCACGGTTAAGGTCATCATGGACGAGCTGTTCGACGACTTCACCAGCATGCGTATGCCCGCCATCGTGCGCGTGGCCGTCGCCTGCTGCCTGAACATGTGCGGCGCCTGCCACTGCTCCGACGTCGCCGTCGTGGGCTTCCACCGCAAGCCGCCCCTCATCGACCACGAGTACCTGGACAACATGTGCGAGATTCCCCTCGCCATCGCGTCCTGCCCCACCGGCGCCCTGAAGCCCGGCAAGACCGATCTGCCCGACGGCAAGAAGGTCAACACCATCCTGGTGAACAACGAGCGCTGCATGTACTGCGGCAACTGCTACACCATGTGCCCCTCGCTGCCCCTTTCCGACAAGGAAGGCGACGGCGTGATCATCATGGTCGGCGGCAAGGTGTCCAACAGGATCTCCATGCCCAAGTTCTCCAAGGTGGCCGTTGCGTTCATCCCCAACGAGCCTCCCCGCTGGCCCACGCTGGCCAAGGTCGTGAAGAAGATCATCGAGGTCTACGCGGCCGAAGCCAACAAGTACGAGCGCCTGGGCGATTGGGCCGAGCGCATCGGCTGGGAGAGCTTCTTCGAGAAGTGTGAACTGGACTTCACCCATCACCTGATCGACGACTTCCGCGATCCGGCTTACTTCACCTGGCGCCAGTCCACCAACTTCAAGTTCTAGCAGTCTAATACCGGAGGCGCGGGCCTTAAAAACCCGCGTCTCCGGAAACTCCAAGCGAGGTATATATGGACGAAACAGAAGCCAGGCAGCACATTGTCGACACTCTGAAGTCGAAGACCAACAAGTCCAAGTTCTATCTGAAGGACTTTTACGCTTTCCTGCCCGACATGAAGAAGATGGAAGTCGGCAAGCTGGTGAACAAGATGGTTGCCGAGGGTACCCTGGAATACTGGTCCTCCGGTTCCACCACCATGATCGGCCTCAAAGGCGCCGGCAAGCAGCACGCCACCGAAGAAGGCGAATAGCCTTAAGCGGCGCAACACCTTTCTCCGCGGCCCGCGCCGCTCCCTCTTCATGGCCTTGGTCGTGATGCGGACAGGCGCGGGACGTGGACACCAACGCATGGGGCCGGAAGGTCCTCTTTTTTCATGACCCGCATTCCCCGTCTCGTGCTGGCCGGACTTTCCGGCGGATCAGGCAAGACCATAGTCTCCCTGGGACTCACCCGCGCCTGGGTGAACCAGGGTCTTCGCGTTGCCCCCTTCAAGAAAGGCCCCGACTACATCGACGCGGCCTGGCTCGGCCTCGCGGCCAGACGCCCGGCCTGCAACCTGGACCCCTTCCTGCTGGACGAACCGGCCCTGACCGGGCTCTTCGCCCAAAAATCCGAAGAAGCAGACCTGGCCTTCACCGAAGGCAACCGCGGCCTCTTCGACGGCGGCGACGCCCTGGGAACCTTCTCCACCAGCCAACTGGCCAAATGCCTGCGAGCTCCGCTCATCCTGGTCATCGACGCCACCAAGATGACCCGCACCGTTGCCGCAGTGGTCCAGGGCTGCGCCAATTTCGAACCGGGTCTCCATCTGGCCGGGGTCATCCTGAACCGCACGGCTGGGGAACGCCACCGCCGCATCCTCAGGCAGGCCATCGAGCACTACACCGACGTCCCGGTCCTGGGCGAGCTGCCCAAAATGCGCGAAAACCCCATCCCCGAGCGGCACATGGGCCTCATCTCCAGCCGGGAATACCTCGGACAGGAAGACATCCTGGAGGGCATCGCCAGAACGGTGGGGGAATGCTGCGACCTTTCCCGGCTGTTGGACATCGCGCGCTCAGCTGAATCTCTCCCTGAAGGACGCAAGAACATCTGGCCTGCCCAGGTCAGCACGCAGAAGCCGCGCATCGGCTATGTCCTTGATGCCGCGCTGTGGTTCTACTACCAGGAAAACCTGGAGGCGCTTCGCCGCGCCGGGGCGGAACTGGTGGAACTCAGCCTGCTCTCAGGCGACGCCTGGCCGAAACTGGACGGCCTGTACCTGGGCGGCGGCTTCCCGGAGACCCAGGCCCAGGCGTTGGCCGACAACGCGGGGGTGCGCTCGCGGGTGCTGGAACTTTCCCGCGCCGGACTTCCCATCTACGCCGAATGCGGCGGCTTCATGTACCTGTGCGAGGAACTCCATGCCGAGGGGACCATCTACCCCATGGCGGGCGTGTTCCCGCTGGCCACCACGCTCTGCGCCCGCCCCCAGGGTCTCGGGTATGCCGAGGCCACCGTGGTTGTGGACAATCCTTTCCACCCGGTGGGGACCACGCTCAAAGGGCACGAGTTCCACTACTCGCGCTGCCTGGCCGAGTCCCACTATACCGGGCATGGCGAAAGCCCGGTCTTCGCCCTGCACATGGAGCGGGGGGCCGGGATGCTCAGCGGAATGGACGGCGTGGTGTCGGGCAACACCTTCGCGGCCTACACGCACATCCACGCGCTTGGCGCGCTGCACTGGGCCGAGAACTTCGTCCGGGCAGCAGAGCGCGCCAAGGCCGCCCGCGTCGACCGGTAAGGCCCTGCGCCGCCTGCCTTAGCTCTCCTCGATTTCAACCGCCTTGCCCGTCAGCAACTCTTCAAACTTCGCCGCATCCAGCACCTCGACCTTGAGGAGTTGCTGGGCGATGGCCTCCAACTGGGCCTTGTGTTCGTCCAGGATTCCCCGGACGCGACGCCTGGAATTCTCCAGAAGCTCACGCACCTCGGCGTCAAGCTTGGCTGCCGTTGATTCGCTGTATTCCTTGCCCGTCAGTGGGACCTGTTCCGGACTCAGGAACATGGGCCGGGCCTGCCTGGGGTATGTGGACAATCCCAGAGTCTCTCCCATGCCGTACTCGGACACCATGGCCCTGGCGATGTCCGTGGCGCGTTGCAGGTCGTTGTGCGCGCCGGTGGATATCTCGTTGAACACCAGCTCCTCGGCCACACGCCCGCCAAGCAGCACGTCGATCTTCCCCAGCAACTCCTGGCGGGTCATCAGGTAGCGGTCCTCGGTGGGCAGCTGCTGGGTGTAGCCCAACGCCCCGAGCCCGCGCGGCACGATGGATATCTTGGCCACCTTGTCCGAGCCGGGGGTGAACGCCGCAACAAGGGCGTGCCCGGTCTCGTGGTAGGCCACGATCTTCTTCTCCTTGGGATTTATCACCCGGTTCTTCTTCTCCAGGCCGGCGATGACCCGGTCCACGGCCTCGTTCAGGTCTTCCATCTCAACGGATGTCTTGCGGCGGCGCGCAGCCAGAAGCGCCCCCTCGTTTATGATGTTGGCCAGATCCGCGCCGGAGAATCCGGGGGTCTTCTGGGCCAACTCGTGCAGGTTCACATCCGGGGAGAGCTTCACGTTTTTGGCGTGAACTTGCAGGATCTCCTCGCGGCCCTTCACGTCGGGCTTGTCCACCAGCACCTGGCGGTCGAAGCGTCCGGCGCGCAGCAATGCCGGGTCCAGGGTCTCCGGTCGGTTGGTGGCGGCCATGATCACAACACCAACGCGCGGGTCGAAGCCGTCCATCTCCACCAGCAGCTGGTTCAGGGTCTGCTCACGTTCGTCGTGCCCGCCCATCACGGACATGCCGCGCGCCTTGCCGATGGCGTCCAACTCGTCGATGAAGATGATGCAGGGGGCCTTCTCGCGCGCCTGGGTGAACAGTTCGCGCACGCGCGACGCCCCCATGCCCACGAACAGCTCCACGAATTCCGAACCGGATATGAAGAAGAACGGCACCTTGGCCTCGCCCGCCACGGCCCGCGCCAGGAGGGTCTTGCCCGTGCCGGGAGGCCCCACAAGCAGGACGCCCTTGGGCATGCGCCCGCCCAGATTCTGGAAGCGCTCCGGTTCCTTCAGGAAGTCGATGATCTCCTTGAGCTCCTCCTTGGCCTCGTCGCAGCCCGCCACGTCGGCGAAGGTGGTGTTCAGCTCGGATTCAGCCACGATCTTGGCCTTGCTGCGCCCCACCCCCAGCAGCTGATTCCCAGGATTGAACCGCTTCATGAGGAAGAACCAGATGCCGAAAAAGATCACCGCCGGGAGCACCCAGCTCAGGATGTCCCGCAGGAAAGTGGATTCGGGCTGGCCACGGAAATCCACGTTGTACTTGGTCAGCTCCTCGGAGATTTCCGGGTCCACGCGAAGCGCGACGAAGCGCTGCTCGGATTCCACGCCATCGGCAACGATCTTCATCTTGCCGCTGAGCGTCCCCTGCCCGATGGCCACCTCTTTGATGTTGCCTGCCTTCAGCTCCTTGAGGAACTCGGAGTAGGCCAGCGTCTTGGGGCCGTAGCTGCGGATGTAATAGTCCTGAAAGAGGGAGAGGGCCAGGAAGGCCGCGACGACATACCAGAGCGTAAAGTGGTGTTTCTGTTCCATGCACGTTCCAAGGGTTTGCTATTTCTTCGATTCTCACCAGATACGGACAAGCGGGGAGCGGGTCAAGCAGGGTTCGGACGAGAGGGCGGGGTGATTTTCAACTTTCTTCCCACATAGCGCTATGTGGGGTGAAATAAAAACGCGCCTGCATATCCTACGGGGCACCTTGGCTGGGAGCAGGAACACGAGCTGCTGGGCGCTGAGAATGTAACCTGTAACGACAACGGATAACGAAGGAGAAAAGGCATGAGCGAGAGAACGGACGACCCGACTTTCAAGTACTACGACTACGACGCAGCCCAAAAGGACAATTTCAGTTTTGGCGGGCACATGTACTACACCACAAATGACGACAAGATGTTTCTGGCTCCCCAGGGGGAGCTAAACCAACCGGTTGAAATCGATCCCAATCAAGCAATTGGAATCAAGGGCCAACTTGCACAGGACCGGGCCAACAAGGAATATGCCAAGAATCTGGATTACACACAGGATGGTTCACTAGGCATGGACGCGAAAGGGGAGGAGAAGATATCCGAAGACTTTGCCAAAGGTTTCTTCGCGATGCCTGAGGGAGACAACTCCTATCAAGGGCACTCGGCAAGTTATCAATTCGGTCGCTTTGCGGGGAAATTTACGCCAGCCTGGGATGATGGAAGACAGGCTGTCGTTACTGGCTACGACATTGGCCAGAAATACTACAATGGCCAGCCCGTTGGGAGCCATGACTATTTCAAGTTCTTAGAGCACGCGGGCAAAGCCGGAATGGAACTCGCTGGATCAAAGCTGCAAAGGAGGGAGGCAAGGCAATACTCAAAGCATATAAATTTTAGTCACGCTTGGTTTGCAGTGGCACACTATCGTGTTGCTGCAAACCATCATTACTTTTTATAATACTTTCTCCGCAGAAGACACTCTTGAATTCTGTTGCATCATTCTTTACAGCTCCATACAGAAACCCTAAAAGGAAAACCACGACAAAGTAGATAGCGCGCTTAGACCGGAGATTCATACCCTGACCCCCAAAACGCACATTGCAACATCTACAAAAGCATAGGCACTGCGACCCAGCATAAATGTCAAAACAACAAGCCCCCACATTCTATACCCAGGCTGTGCATCCAGAGGAACCCCCCTCTTTTCATCGTGCGCGACCATTGCGTACAAAATTACCCAAAAAAAGAGGATGACTCCAGCCGTACCACCAATAACACCCATACCCGCCCCCCACTGCTTGCGTCAGCAATCCAATCCAAAACCTCACACACTTACAGCCCCCCGCACACTTATCAGCATCGCATGGGCACGCAAACACAAGAGTTGAAGCTGCTGACGTTCATTCCCTGAGAACTGCTGACATCACTCCATATCCCATGCCTGTTCCCGACACCTCTCTCTGAGCTTTGCGCGCTATCCCCTGCTCGCCGCCCACGCCCCTTCTGATATGAATATCATATTTTTTCAACTTTCTTCCCACATAGCGCTATGTGGGGTGAAATAAAAACGCGCTTGCATATCCTACGGGGCACCTTGGCTGGGAAGCCAGGGAAAACCACCTCTCAAGGAGGAACCCCGTATGCCTTATCCCACTCAGGCAGGCACTGCCGATCCCACCGCCATGGGGGCGATGGACGAGCAGACCCGCAAACGCCTCGTCTACGAGCGCTACCTGGACCACATCGCAGGTTTCGCTCCCGGCGAATCCGAACTGTCCGACGAGGAGATCATGCGTCGTTAGGTCTTCGCCGCCACCAACCAATTATGAATCTGGATTCAACATCAACAACTTGCAAAGGAGCATTACAAATGTGGGATGATAAAGATGGACTAAAAATTCAAGGTTACAACCTTGCAGACGATGCAGACAGTGTACTCGGACCGGTAACTCTCAATGCGGCGTCAAATTCCCCGACTATTGATTCGGCATTCTCGAATCGCGATGATGATGGCAACCTTGCTTTTCCCGGGAGGTATTCCGGCAGAGAGGAACCAGCATTCAGACAACCCTCGGAGACTGCACCCCCTCCAAGGGAGAATTCGTCATGGCCGCCCAAGAATGACGACGGGAGCTACCAACTTGCGCCCGGTGCAAAATTGAAATTTGGAACTCCATCACATCAAGCAGCCACCACGTCTGGGAGGGTACTCTCTGCAATCGGAGGTTTGGTCGCTGGTGGAGCACTTATTGCCCACAACCCGCAACTCGGCAGAACAGCAGGCGCAATTATAGGGGCCAATTTCCCTGATCTCTTTACAGATATAATTGAGCAGGGGAAATATCCTCACGTTGAGATTGGAGGCGGCGGGAGTACAAGCGCGATAAGCGCCCAGGATTATCCGAATGGCAACAGGATGGATGACTAACAGTACATTTTTACAAGTGGCAGGCGAAAGCCTGCCACTATTTCTCGCAATGCCTAATTCTTGAGATATAAAACGACATGTCTGCCAACAGTAATAACCACGAATCCGCCCACTACTACTACAAACCACATAAAACAACTATACGCCTTTGACTTGTCATAATAGGATGAAACGTGGTTTGAAACCAACAATACCCCATAGAAGGCGAGATAGCTCATCCATTCAGCCTTCACAGTTTCAAGCAAGCAGACAACACTCCAACACATGAACGCCTCCAACTGATCGATCTTGAAAGCACTGATTTCTAAACAAGCACGTCCGCCTCAAGGTTTTGTTAAGATCCCCTCGCAATCATTCTGGCTAATTATTCAAACCGATCACTCTCACCGGCGAAATCATCATCTCTTGGCATATGACCATCCGCTTCGGCGAGTGTTGACGCGGCCCCTATACGCCCGCACACCCTCCACGAAAACGCATATCTGTGGCGGGCATCCCGGTCCCTCCGAGCTTTTCCAAACTATTTTCAACTTTTTTCCCACATAGCGCTATGTGGGGTGAAATAAAAACGCGCTTGCATATCCTACGGGGCACCTTGGCTGGGAAGCCAGGGAATACCACCTCTCAAGGAGGAACCCCGTATGCCTTATCCCACTCAGGCAGGCACTGCCGATCCCACCGCCATGGGGGCGATGGACGAGCAGGCCCGCAAACGCCTCGTCTACGAGCGCTACCTGGACCACATCGCAGGTTTCGCGCCTGGCGAGTCCGAACTGTCCGACGAGGAGATCATGCGTCGTCGGCAGCTTCAGGCCCAAGGCCAGCCCCAGGGTTACCCCCGGAACCAGGGCGGCATGCCCTCCCCCGGCTACGCGCCCGGCGCTCCGGGTCGCCAGCCCATGCAGGCTGGCGGGGGCCAGGTCCCGTTCGAGGCCATCCTGGCCCAGCTCAAGGCCCGTCCCGGCATGGTCGAGCACCTGGAAGGCATCGACCTGGACGGTGACGGCGTCCCGGACATCCCCTTCCAGCCGTCCCCCCAGATGATGGCCGACCCCATGGGGCGCATGCAGTGGCAGGCCATGCTGCAGAACCGCCAGCGCATGATGCAGGGCGCGCAGCAGCGCCGCGCCCAGCGCAAGGAGGTCAACAACCAGGTGCTGCTGGCCACGCTTCAGGCCAATGATCCACTGTTCGACCCAACCTATAACAGGCTGTGCAGCTATGTTCAACAGCTTCCGCATAAGGTTCGCCAACCTTATCTCTCGGCTGTCCATCGCACGCCTGGCGCGTTCCTCGATCTCTACACTCATATTCGTGATGGAGTCGTACGTGCCTTACAACGCTCCGTACGCACAACCACACCCATGCCCCAACCCGCAAGCGACGACCCGCGCGCCCGCATCCGCCAGGCCGTGGCCGGTCGCATGAGCGCCCCCGCCCTGGAGAACGCGGGCATCATGGACGACCGTCTGCCCGGAGCCACACGCGCCGCCGAGCGCGCCGCCCTGATCAAACGCGTCAAGTCCGGCGGAGCACGCGAGGGCGATCTGC includes the following:
- the dsrB gene encoding dissimilatory-type sulfite reductase subunit beta; amino-acid sequence: MAFVSSGYNPDKPMENRISDIGPRFYKDFLPPVLEKNYGKWVSHEILEPGLLVHEAESGDKVYTVRVGSARLVSTEYIRELCAVAKQYADGYLRWTTRNNVEFMTPSLETAKKMKADLNSRKFDKGSFKFPVGGTGASISNIVHTQGWIHCHTPATDASGTVKVIMDELFDDFTSMRMPAIVRVAVACCLNMCGACHCSDVAVVGFHRKPPLIDHEYLDNMCEIPLAIASCPTGALKPGKTDLPDGKKVNTILVNNERCMYCGNCYTMCPSLPLSDKEGDGVIIMVGGKVSNRISMPKFSKVAVAFIPNEPPRWPTLAKVVKKIIEVYAAEANKYERLGDWAERIGWESFFEKCELDFTHHLIDDFRDPAYFTWRQSTNFKF
- the dsrA gene encoding dissimilatory-type sulfite reductase subunit alpha yields the protein MAKHPTPLLDQLESGPWPSFVSDMKQAAELRHTNPKGINQQIPEDVIDDLLGLLEMSFEDGTTHWKHGGIVGVFGYGGGVIGRYCDQPERFPGVAHFHTVRLAQPSGLFYKADYLEELCDLWDMRGSGMTNMHGSTGDIIWLGTTTPQLEEIFFELTHKHNQDLGGSGSNLRTPACCMGMSRCEFACYDTQLMCHTLTNEYQDMLHRPQFPYKFKFKFDGCPNGCVASIARSDFSVIGTWKDDIKIDQAAVKAYVGGEIAPNAGAHAGRDWGKFDIQKEVIGLCPTQCMSYEGGKLEIDTKNCYRCMHCINVMPKALRIGDERGASILIGAKAPILDGAQMSSLLVPFIPADDPFDEIKEVIESIWDWWMDEGKNRERLGETLKRLGFQKALEVCGIKAQAQHVKEPRTNPYIFWKEDEVPGGWTRDINEYRKLHQR
- a CDS encoding cobyrinate a,c-diamide synthase, which encodes MTRIPRLVLAGLSGGSGKTIVSLGLTRAWVNQGLRVAPFKKGPDYIDAAWLGLAARRPACNLDPFLLDEPALTGLFAQKSEEADLAFTEGNRGLFDGGDALGTFSTSQLAKCLRAPLILVIDATKMTRTVAAVVQGCANFEPGLHLAGVILNRTAGERHRRILRQAIEHYTDVPVLGELPKMRENPIPERHMGLISSREYLGQEDILEGIARTVGECCDLSRLLDIARSAESLPEGRKNIWPAQVSTQKPRIGYVLDAALWFYYQENLEALRRAGAELVELSLLSGDAWPKLDGLYLGGGFPETQAQALADNAGVRSRVLELSRAGLPIYAECGGFMYLCEELHAEGTIYPMAGVFPLATTLCARPQGLGYAEATVVVDNPFHPVGTTLKGHEFHYSRCLAESHYTGHGESPVFALHMERGAGMLSGMDGVVSGNTFAAYTHIHALGALHWAENFVRAAERAKAARVDR
- the ftsH gene encoding ATP-dependent zinc metalloprotease FtsH produces the protein MEQKHHFTLWYVVAAFLALSLFQDYYIRSYGPKTLAYSEFLKELKAGNIKEVAIGQGTLSGKMKIVADGVESEQRFVALRVDPEISEELTKYNVDFRGQPESTFLRDILSWVLPAVIFFGIWFFLMKRFNPGNQLLGVGRSKAKIVAESELNTTFADVAGCDEAKEELKEIIDFLKEPERFQNLGGRMPKGVLLVGPPGTGKTLLARAVAGEAKVPFFFISGSEFVELFVGMGASRVRELFTQAREKAPCIIFIDELDAIGKARGMSVMGGHDEREQTLNQLLVEMDGFDPRVGVVIMAATNRPETLDPALLRAGRFDRQVLVDKPDVKGREEILQVHAKNVKLSPDVNLHELAQKTPGFSGADLANIINEGALLAARRRKTSVEMEDLNEAVDRVIAGLEKKNRVINPKEKKIVAYHETGHALVAAFTPGSDKVAKISIVPRGLGALGYTQQLPTEDRYLMTRQELLGKIDVLLGGRVAEELVFNEISTGAHNDLQRATDIARAMVSEYGMGETLGLSTYPRQARPMFLSPEQVPLTGKEYSESTAAKLDAEVRELLENSRRRVRGILDEHKAQLEAIAQQLLKVEVLDAAKFEELLTGKAVEIEES
- a CDS encoding dissimilatory sulfite reductase D family protein; translation: MDETEARQHIVDTLKSKTNKSKFYLKDFYAFLPDMKKMEVGKLVNKMVAEGTLEYWSSGSTTMIGLKGAGKQHATEEGE